One part of the Futiania mangrovi genome encodes these proteins:
- a CDS encoding cysteine desulfurase: protein MSADAALKTPLAFDPLKVRAEFPILAREVYGKPLVYLDNAASAQKPEAVLEALRRGYAEEYANVHRGLHFLSNRSTERYEAARASIARFLNAERAEEIIFTSGSTDALNLVASSWAEPRIKAGDEIVLTILEHHSNIVPWHYLRERHGAVLKWAPIHDDGSLDMEAFEKLLTDRTKLVAITHMSNALGTILPAKELIAMAHARGIPVLLDGSQGAVHLRPDVRDLDVDFYAITGHKLYGPSGIGALYAKREHLDAMRPYRGGGEMIREVTMETVTYADPPHRFEAGTPPIVQAIGLGAALDWMMALDWPAAQAHEADLIAYAHERFGQFNWLHPLGTTAEKGAILSFTMDGAHPHDISTFIDRQGVAVRAGHHCAQPLMDRYDVPATTRASFALYNTREDVDRLMDALLKCRELFA from the coding sequence ATGAGCGCCGACGCTGCCCTGAAGACTCCCCTGGCGTTCGATCCGCTGAAAGTGCGGGCCGAGTTCCCGATCCTCGCACGCGAGGTCTACGGCAAGCCGCTGGTCTATCTCGACAACGCAGCCTCGGCGCAGAAGCCGGAGGCCGTGCTGGAGGCCTTGCGCCGCGGGTATGCGGAGGAATATGCGAACGTCCACCGCGGCCTGCACTTCCTGTCGAACCGCTCCACGGAACGTTACGAGGCCGCGCGCGCCTCGATCGCCAGGTTCCTGAACGCGGAGCGGGCGGAGGAAATCATCTTCACCAGCGGCTCGACCGACGCGCTCAATCTCGTGGCATCGTCCTGGGCCGAACCACGGATCAAGGCGGGCGACGAGATCGTGCTGACGATCCTGGAGCATCACTCCAACATCGTGCCCTGGCACTATCTGCGCGAACGCCACGGCGCGGTGCTCAAGTGGGCGCCGATCCACGACGACGGGTCGCTGGACATGGAGGCGTTCGAGAAGCTGCTCACCGACCGGACGAAGCTCGTCGCGATCACGCACATGTCGAACGCGCTGGGCACGATCCTGCCGGCGAAGGAGCTGATCGCGATGGCGCACGCGCGCGGCATCCCGGTGCTGCTCGACGGCAGCCAGGGCGCGGTGCACCTGCGACCCGACGTGCGCGACCTCGACGTCGATTTCTACGCGATCACGGGCCACAAGCTCTACGGGCCGTCGGGTATCGGCGCGCTCTATGCCAAGCGCGAGCATCTGGACGCCATGCGCCCCTATCGCGGCGGCGGCGAGATGATCCGCGAGGTGACGATGGAGACGGTGACCTATGCCGACCCGCCGCACCGGTTCGAGGCGGGCACCCCGCCCATCGTGCAGGCGATCGGGCTGGGGGCGGCGCTCGACTGGATGATGGCGCTCGACTGGCCCGCGGCGCAGGCGCACGAGGCAGACCTGATCGCCTATGCCCACGAGCGGTTCGGTCAGTTCAACTGGCTCCACCCGCTCGGCACCACGGCGGAGAAGGGGGCCATCCTCTCCTTCACCATGGACGGCGCGCACCCGCACGACATCTCGACCTTCATCGACCGGCAGGGCGTGGCGGTGCGGGCCGGGCACCATTGCGCACAGCCCCTGATGGACCGCTACGACGTACCCGCCACGACGCGGGCGTCGTTCGCGCTCTACAACACGCGCGAGGACGTCGACCGGCTGATGGACGCGCTGCTGAAGTGCCGGGAGCTGTTCGCCTGA
- the recG gene encoding ATP-dependent DNA helicase RecG, translated as MRPEILFPLFAETASLPGVGARLADLIAKVAGTRVADLLFHLPAGLIDRRAVTGSLVPHAGHVVTARVRIGDIQTGRSPRAPVRVYAETEDGHPLILAYFHTRSARVAQMLPPGEVRIVSGRLDLYDGVPQMVHPDHVVSPAQADEIEAFEPVYPMTAGLGPRVLRKAIRAALKRAPDLPEWQDAAWLTRHAWPHWRDAIRAAHTPKTAADIDPAAPARRRLAYDELLANQVALAFVRRTIRGARGRSLAGDGRLSEKVLAALPFGLTGDQQAAIGEIRADMASGSRMLRLLQGDVGAGKTLVAFLALLTAIEAGTQGAFMAPTEILARQHAERLQPLADAAGIRLGILTGRDKAKERAETLARLAAGEIDLIVGTHALFQDEVAFRDLGLVVVDEQHRFGVEQRLKLSSKGGGGTNVLLMTATPIPRTLSLTHYGDMDVTVIREKPAGRKPIATRAVPLDRLEDVVAAVRRATANGARVYWVCPLVEESETLDVAAAQERFAHLDRLFPGRVGLVHGRLAGAEKDRVMGAFARGDLSILVATTVIEVGVDVPEATIMVIEHAERFGLAQLHQLRGRVGRGGEASTCLLLYHPPLTEGGRARLNILRETEDGFRIAEEDLRLRGAGEVLGTRQSGDPEFRLASLDLHADLIQAARDDARLILERDPELKTDRGRAVRVLLYLFERDAAIRYLRSG; from the coding sequence ATGCGGCCGGAAATCCTGTTTCCCCTGTTCGCCGAGACGGCCAGCCTGCCGGGCGTGGGCGCGCGCCTTGCCGACCTGATCGCCAAGGTGGCGGGAACGCGCGTCGCGGACCTGCTGTTCCACCTGCCGGCGGGCCTGATCGACCGGCGGGCCGTGACAGGCTCGCTCGTCCCGCACGCTGGCCATGTTGTGACCGCGCGGGTGCGTATTGGCGACATCCAGACCGGCCGCAGCCCGCGCGCGCCCGTCCGCGTCTACGCCGAGACCGAGGACGGCCACCCGCTGATCCTCGCCTATTTCCACACCCGCAGCGCGCGCGTCGCCCAGATGCTGCCGCCCGGCGAGGTGCGCATCGTGTCCGGCCGCCTCGACCTCTACGACGGCGTGCCGCAGATGGTGCACCCCGACCATGTGGTGAGCCCCGCGCAGGCCGACGAGATCGAGGCATTCGAGCCCGTCTACCCCATGACCGCCGGTCTCGGTCCCCGGGTGCTCCGCAAGGCGATCCGCGCCGCCCTGAAACGCGCGCCCGACCTGCCCGAATGGCAGGACGCGGCCTGGCTCACCCGCCACGCCTGGCCGCACTGGCGCGATGCCATTCGCGCCGCGCACACCCCGAAGACCGCCGCCGACATCGACCCCGCGGCCCCTGCCCGACGCCGCCTCGCCTATGACGAATTGCTGGCGAACCAGGTCGCGCTCGCCTTCGTGCGGCGCACGATCCGGGGCGCGCGGGGCCGTTCGCTTGCGGGGGACGGGCGCCTGTCGGAGAAGGTGCTGGCCGCCCTGCCCTTCGGCCTGACCGGCGACCAACAGGCCGCCATCGGGGAGATTCGCGCCGACATGGCGAGCGGCAGCCGCATGCTCCGCCTCCTCCAGGGCGACGTGGGCGCGGGCAAGACGCTCGTCGCCTTCCTCGCGCTGCTGACCGCGATCGAGGCCGGAACGCAGGGCGCCTTCATGGCCCCGACGGAGATCCTCGCCCGCCAGCATGCAGAGCGCCTGCAGCCGCTGGCGGACGCCGCGGGCATCCGTCTCGGCATCCTCACCGGCCGCGACAAGGCGAAGGAGCGGGCCGAGACGCTCGCCCGTCTCGCCGCGGGCGAGATCGACCTGATCGTCGGTACGCACGCGCTCTTCCAGGACGAGGTGGCTTTCCGCGACCTCGGCCTCGTCGTGGTGGACGAGCAGCACCGCTTCGGCGTGGAGCAGCGCCTCAAGCTCTCCTCCAAGGGCGGCGGAGGCACGAACGTGCTGCTGATGACCGCGACACCGATCCCGCGCACGCTGTCGCTTACCCATTATGGCGACATGGACGTGACCGTCATCCGCGAGAAGCCTGCGGGCCGCAAGCCCATCGCCACCCGCGCGGTCCCCCTCGACCGGCTGGAGGACGTGGTGGCCGCGGTCCGGCGCGCGACCGCGAACGGCGCGCGCGTCTACTGGGTTTGCCCGCTGGTGGAGGAGAGCGAGACGCTCGACGTCGCCGCCGCGCAGGAGCGTTTCGCCCACCTCGACCGCCTGTTTCCGGGGCGCGTCGGCCTTGTCCACGGGCGGCTCGCGGGCGCCGAGAAGGACCGCGTCATGGGCGCCTTCGCGCGCGGCGACCTGTCGATCCTCGTCGCCACCACGGTGATCGAGGTCGGCGTCGATGTGCCGGAAGCGACCATCATGGTGATCGAGCATGCAGAACGCTTCGGCCTTGCCCAGCTTCACCAGTTGCGCGGGCGCGTGGGCCGCGGCGGGGAGGCGTCGACCTGCCTCCTGCTCTACCATCCGCCGCTGACCGAGGGCGGGCGGGCGCGCCTCAACATCCTGCGCGAGACCGAGGACGGCTTCCGCATCGCCGAGGAAGACCTGCGGCTGCGCGGCGCGGGCGAGGTGCTGGGCACGCGGCAGAGCGGCGACCCGGAGTTCCGGCTCGCATCCCTCGACCTGCACGCGGACCTGATCCAGGCCGCGCGCGACGACGCCCGCCTGATCCTCGAGCGCGATCCGGAGTTGAAGACCGACCGGGGCCGCGCGGTGCGCGTGCTGCTCTACCTGTTCGAGCGGGACGCCGCGATCCGCTACCTGCGCTCCGGCTAG
- a CDS encoding FAD assembly factor SdhE, giving the protein MTQAETQPDAAETRLKRLRFRAWHRGIKEMDIILGSFADKELAGLGADDLDRFEALLEVPDTQLYNWVSGREPVEDAHDHDLFRRICAFEDLSSRI; this is encoded by the coding sequence ATGACCCAGGCCGAGACCCAACCGGACGCTGCGGAGACGCGGCTGAAGCGCCTGCGTTTCCGGGCGTGGCACCGCGGGATCAAGGAGATGGACATCATCCTCGGCTCCTTCGCGGACAAGGAACTGGCGGGGCTCGGCGCGGACGACCTCGACCGGTTCGAGGCGTTGCTCGAAGTGCCGGACACCCAGCTCTACAACTGGGTGAGCGGGCGCGAGCCCGTGGAGGACGCACACGATCACGACCTCTTCCGCCGCATCTGCGCCTTCGAAGACCTGTCCAGCCGGATCTGA
- a CDS encoding SUF system Fe-S cluster assembly protein: MTDAATASTADSDDDEFGGPVISGNVGDHPMGRKVITALRTVYDPEIPVNILDLGLIYRVDIDEANNVEVDMTLTAPGCPVAGEMPGMVSAALDPVEGLGDVKVEIVWDPPWTQDRMSEIARIELGMY; this comes from the coding sequence ATGACCGACGCCGCAACCGCAAGCACAGCCGACAGCGACGACGACGAGTTCGGCGGGCCGGTGATTTCCGGCAATGTCGGGGACCACCCGATGGGCCGCAAGGTCATCACGGCACTGCGGACCGTCTACGATCCGGAGATCCCCGTGAATATCCTCGACCTCGGCCTTATCTACAGGGTGGATATCGACGAGGCGAACAATGTCGAGGTCGACATGACGCTGACCGCGCCGGGCTGCCCCGTCGCGGGCGAGATGCCGGGGATGGTGTCCGCGGCGCTCGACCCCGTGGAGGGGCTGGGCGACGTGAAGGTGGAGATCGTCTGGGATCCGCCCTGGACGCAGGACCGGATGTCGGAGATCGCCCGCATCGAACTCGGCATGTACTGA
- the tenA gene encoding thiaminase II, which translates to MTLFDTLKRARADDWRAYTDHAFVRGMADGTLPEPCFRHYLVQDYLFLIHFARAYGLLAFKSERLSDMRAAAATMHAILDQEMQLHVKLCAEWGISEAEMEAAPEAGATMAYTRYVLERGLSGDALDLQVALSPCVIGYGEIAARLMADPGTKREGNPYMVWIGEYAGEAYQQVAADAIAALDRGAEGRVTEARMPSLARTFGQATRLEAAFWQMGLDRSP; encoded by the coding sequence ATGACCCTGTTCGACACGCTGAAGCGCGCCCGCGCGGACGATTGGCGCGCCTACACCGATCATGCCTTCGTGCGCGGAATGGCGGACGGCACGTTGCCCGAGCCGTGCTTCCGCCATTACCTCGTGCAGGACTACCTGTTCCTCATTCATTTCGCGCGGGCCTACGGGCTGCTCGCCTTCAAGTCGGAACGGCTCTCCGACATGCGGGCGGCGGCGGCCACCATGCATGCAATCCTCGACCAGGAGATGCAGCTCCATGTGAAGCTCTGCGCCGAATGGGGGATTTCGGAGGCCGAGATGGAAGCCGCGCCGGAAGCCGGCGCGACCATGGCCTACACCCGCTATGTGCTTGAGCGGGGGCTGTCCGGCGACGCGCTCGACCTGCAGGTGGCGTTGAGCCCCTGCGTCATCGGCTATGGCGAGATCGCGGCGCGCCTGATGGCGGACCCGGGCACCAAGCGCGAGGGCAACCCCTACATGGTCTGGATCGGCGAGTACGCGGGCGAGGCCTATCAGCAGGTGGCCGCCGACGCCATCGCCGCGCTCGACCGCGGTGCGGAGGGGCGCGTGACGGAGGCGCGGATGCCCTCGCTCGCCCGCACCTTCGGGCAGGCGACCCGGCTCGAAGCCGCATTCTGGCAGATGGGCCTCGACCGCTCGCCCTGA
- the mfd gene encoding transcription-repair coupling factor yields the protein MDTRIVEASGRLTLAGVPEGADALLLADMARAEGGPVLHLARDASRMAATLDALQFFAPDVVALAFPSWDCLPYDRVSPSPEIAATRLATLAHLATGKRVPTVVVASVNAFLQRVPVPETLAGSTLALAAGNVISTDELMGFFARNGYGRVGTVRAPGDFAVRGGIVDLWPAGLEEPIRLDFFGDTLETIRTFDADSQKTTGQVARLMLAPASEVQLTEETIRRFRREYVSLFGAVTGADPLYEAVSAGQRHQGMEHWLPLFHAEMGTLADHVPGAPVTLDFQAAEARDERIRDYRDYYDARAAYDTGKGGIPAYRPVPPERLYLDADEWEAVLADRRVRQIHPHAMPESGTVIDLGGRPGRDFAPERRQEGTNVFHALVDHLKDLARGGRNVFVASYSEGARERLTGLLKDHGAEIVVPVDRWEADGRLPKGGVGVMVLGLDHGFETPGFAVVSEQDVLGDRLVRAGRKQRRAENFLQEVSSLHHGDLVVHVDHGIGRYLGLETITVMDAPHDCLMIEYHGGDKLYLPVENLELLTRYGSEEMDVTLDRLGGGAWQARKARLKERIKELADQLIKVAALRALKTTEGVAPPHGLYEEFCARFPYEETEDQQRAIADVLTDLGSGHPMDRLVCGDVGFGKTEIALRAAFIMAMQGRQVAVVVPTTLLARQHYKGFVERFKGWPVRIGQLSRMVGAKEQAATRAGIADGTVDIVIGTHALLGKQVAFKDLGLLVIDEEQHFGVQHKERLKQLRADVHVLTLTATPIPRTMQLAMTGVRELSIIATPPVDRLAVRTYVAPFDPVTVREALLREKYRGGQSFVVVPRIADLAAMEAFLKDEVPEVRYAIAHGQMAAGALDEIMNAFYDGAYDVLLSTSIVESGLDIPTANTMIVHRADMFGLAQLYQIRGRIGRAKARAYAHLTTVPNKKLTPAAERRLRVLQSLDTLGAGFSLASHDLDIRGAGNLLGEEQSGHVKEVGFELYQHMLEEAVAQMRAGELDLELDTKWSPQINLGAAVLIPEHYVSDLDLRLTLYRRLADIEDDAGIEAIAAEMIDRFGPLPPEVAQLLEVVRIKAVCRRAGIAKIDAGPKGIIVSFREDHFANPAGLVEFLARERGGAKLRPDHKLVLARAWESVAERLKGTLNVARTLAGIAEAAQAAA from the coding sequence GTGGATACGCGCATCGTTGAAGCATCCGGGCGGCTGACGCTCGCGGGCGTGCCCGAAGGGGCCGACGCGCTTCTGCTCGCCGACATGGCGCGGGCGGAAGGCGGCCCCGTGCTGCACCTGGCGCGCGACGCCTCCCGCATGGCCGCGACACTCGATGCGCTGCAGTTCTTCGCGCCCGATGTCGTTGCACTCGCCTTTCCCTCCTGGGACTGTCTGCCCTACGACCGCGTGAGCCCCAGTCCTGAGATCGCGGCGACGCGGCTTGCGACGCTCGCCCACCTCGCCACGGGCAAGCGCGTGCCGACGGTGGTGGTGGCCAGCGTCAATGCGTTCCTTCAGCGCGTGCCGGTGCCGGAGACGTTGGCGGGGTCCACGCTCGCGCTCGCCGCGGGCAATGTCATCTCGACGGACGAGCTGATGGGGTTCTTCGCGCGCAACGGCTACGGCCGCGTCGGCACGGTGCGCGCGCCGGGCGATTTCGCGGTGCGCGGCGGCATCGTCGACCTGTGGCCCGCGGGGCTGGAGGAGCCGATCCGCCTCGACTTCTTCGGCGACACGCTGGAGACGATCCGCACCTTCGACGCCGACAGCCAGAAAACGACGGGCCAGGTCGCGCGGCTGATGCTCGCGCCCGCGAGCGAGGTGCAGCTGACAGAGGAGACGATCCGCCGGTTCCGGCGCGAATATGTCTCGCTGTTCGGCGCGGTGACGGGGGCCGATCCGCTCTACGAGGCAGTGAGCGCGGGCCAGCGCCACCAGGGCATGGAGCATTGGCTGCCGCTCTTCCACGCGGAGATGGGCACGCTCGCCGACCATGTGCCGGGCGCCCCCGTCACGCTGGACTTCCAGGCGGCGGAGGCGCGCGACGAGCGTATCCGCGACTACCGCGACTATTACGACGCGCGCGCGGCCTATGACACGGGCAAGGGCGGCATTCCGGCCTACCGCCCGGTGCCGCCGGAACGGCTCTACCTCGACGCTGACGAGTGGGAGGCGGTGCTCGCGGACCGGCGCGTCCGTCAGATTCACCCGCACGCCATGCCGGAGAGCGGGACGGTCATCGACCTCGGCGGCCGTCCGGGCCGCGACTTCGCGCCGGAGCGGCGGCAGGAAGGCACAAATGTCTTCCATGCACTGGTGGATCATCTGAAAGATCTCGCCCGCGGAGGACGCAATGTCTTCGTGGCAAGCTACAGCGAGGGGGCGCGGGAGCGTCTGACCGGCCTTCTGAAGGACCACGGGGCGGAGATCGTCGTCCCCGTCGACCGGTGGGAGGCGGACGGCAGGCTGCCCAAGGGCGGCGTCGGCGTGATGGTGCTGGGCCTCGACCACGGCTTCGAGACGCCCGGTTTCGCCGTGGTGTCGGAGCAGGATGTGCTGGGCGACCGCCTTGTGCGCGCGGGCCGCAAGCAGCGCCGGGCGGAGAACTTCCTGCAGGAGGTGTCGAGCCTGCACCACGGCGACCTCGTGGTGCACGTCGACCACGGCATCGGGCGCTACCTCGGCCTCGAGACGATCACGGTCATGGACGCGCCGCACGACTGCCTGATGATCGAATATCACGGCGGCGACAAGCTCTATCTGCCGGTCGAGAACCTGGAGCTTCTGACCCGCTACGGCTCGGAGGAGATGGACGTCACGCTCGACCGCCTCGGCGGCGGCGCGTGGCAGGCCCGCAAGGCCCGCCTCAAGGAGCGGATCAAGGAGCTGGCCGACCAGCTCATCAAGGTCGCGGCGCTGCGCGCGCTCAAGACGACGGAGGGGGTGGCTCCGCCGCACGGCCTGTACGAGGAGTTCTGCGCCCGCTTCCCCTACGAGGAGACCGAGGACCAGCAGCGCGCCATCGCGGACGTTCTCACCGACCTCGGTTCGGGTCACCCGATGGACCGCCTCGTCTGCGGCGACGTGGGTTTCGGCAAGACGGAAATCGCGCTGCGGGCGGCCTTCATCATGGCGATGCAGGGCCGCCAGGTCGCGGTCGTGGTGCCGACAACTCTGCTCGCGCGCCAGCACTACAAGGGCTTCGTCGAACGCTTCAAGGGCTGGCCCGTGCGCATCGGCCAGCTTTCGCGCATGGTCGGCGCGAAGGAGCAGGCGGCGACCCGCGCCGGCATCGCCGACGGCACGGTCGACATCGTGATCGGCACGCACGCGCTGCTGGGCAAGCAGGTCGCGTTCAAGGACCTCGGTCTTCTCGTCATCGACGAGGAGCAGCACTTCGGCGTCCAGCACAAGGAGCGGCTGAAGCAGTTGCGTGCCGACGTGCACGTCCTGACGCTCACCGCGACGCCCATTCCGCGCACGATGCAGCTTGCCATGACCGGCGTTCGGGAGCTGTCGATCATCGCCACGCCGCCGGTGGACCGGCTGGCGGTGCGGACCTATGTCGCGCCCTTCGATCCCGTGACGGTGCGCGAGGCGCTGCTGCGCGAGAAGTACCGCGGCGGGCAGAGCTTCGTGGTGGTGCCGCGCATCGCCGACCTCGCCGCCATGGAGGCGTTCCTGAAGGACGAGGTGCCGGAGGTGCGCTATGCCATTGCGCACGGGCAGATGGCGGCTGGCGCGCTCGACGAGATCATGAACGCCTTCTACGACGGCGCCTACGACGTGCTCTTGTCGACGTCGATCGTGGAATCGGGCCTCGACATCCCGACCGCGAACACGATGATCGTGCACCGGGCGGACATGTTCGGCCTGGCGCAACTCTACCAGATCCGCGGGCGCATCGGGCGGGCCAAGGCGCGCGCCTACGCGCACCTCACGACGGTGCCGAACAAGAAGCTCACGCCCGCGGCGGAGCGGCGGCTCAGGGTGCTGCAATCGCTCGACACGCTGGGGGCGGGGTTCTCTCTGGCAAGCCACGACCTCGACATTCGCGGCGCGGGCAATTTGCTGGGCGAGGAGCAGTCGGGCCACGTCAAGGAGGTGGGCTTCGAGCTTTACCAGCACATGCTGGAGGAAGCGGTCGCCCAGATGCGCGCGGGCGAGCTCGACCTCGAACTCGACACGAAATGGTCGCCGCAGATCAATCTCGGCGCGGCGGTGCTGATCCCGGAGCACTATGTCTCCGACCTCGACCTGCGGCTGACGCTCTACCGCCGCCTCGCCGATATCGAGGACGACGCCGGGATCGAAGCCATCGCGGCGGAGATGATCGACCGCTTCGGGCCGCTGCCGCCGGAGGTCGCGCAATTGCTGGAGGTCGTGCGCATCAAGGCCGTCTGCCGTCGCGCGGGCATCGCCAAGATCGACGCGGGGCCGAAGGGCATCATCGTCAGCTTCCGCGAGGACCATTTCGCAAATCCGGCGGGCCTCGTGGAGTTCCTGGCGCGGGAGCGGGGCGGGGCGAAACTGCGTCCCGACCACAAGCTGGTGCTGGCGCGCGCCTGGGAAAGCGTGGCCGAGCGGCTGAAAGGCACGCTCAACGTCGCCCGCACGCTCGCCGGGATCGCGGAGGCCGCGCAGGCGGCGGCCTAG
- a CDS encoding HesB/IscA family protein codes for MAREKPKAITLTDRAADRIRAIMAKSETPLAGLRLSVKKGGCAGMEYTMDYAQAAEPGDEIVEDKGVTVMIDPKALLFLLGTQMDWTQDKLSSGFVFNNPNVVDACGCGESVRFAGM; via the coding sequence ATGGCACGCGAGAAACCCAAGGCCATTACCCTGACCGACCGCGCGGCGGACCGGATCAGGGCGATCATGGCGAAGTCCGAGACGCCGCTGGCGGGCCTGCGCCTGAGCGTGAAGAAGGGCGGCTGCGCCGGCATGGAATACACGATGGACTATGCGCAAGCCGCCGAGCCGGGCGACGAGATCGTCGAGGACAAGGGCGTCACGGTGATGATCGACCCCAAGGCGCTGCTTTTCCTGCTCGGCACGCAGATGGACTGGACGCAGGACAAGCTCTCCTCGGGCTTCGTGTTCAACAATCCGAACGTGGTCGACGCCTGCGGCTGCGGAGAGTCCGTCCGTTTCGCCGGGATGTGA
- a CDS encoding DUF502 domain-containing protein, whose translation MAETQGRAGGGGRRRKIKPPRTPLLNRARNYFLTGLVVAAPVGITIYLTWSFVSFVDNHVKPLIPAAYNPESYLPFSVPGLGLIFSILFLIVLGWFTAKTFGRTLVTWGENLVDRMPIVRSIYNGLKQIIETVLSQQSASFQKVAMIEYPRKGLWALVFVTSEAKGEVAHATRQELVAVFLPTTPNPTSGFLLYVPKEDLHVLDMTVEQAAKLIISGGMVVPPAPGTPEAAAAAAKARARRKPVAAG comes from the coding sequence ATGGCGGAAACGCAAGGCAGGGCAGGGGGCGGGGGCAGGCGGCGGAAGATCAAGCCGCCGCGTACGCCCTTGCTGAACCGCGCGCGCAACTATTTCCTGACGGGCCTCGTGGTCGCGGCGCCGGTCGGCATCACGATCTACCTCACCTGGTCGTTCGTCAGTTTCGTGGACAACCACGTCAAGCCGCTGATCCCGGCGGCCTATAATCCTGAAAGCTACCTGCCGTTCTCGGTGCCGGGGCTGGGGCTGATCTTCTCCATCCTGTTCCTGATCGTGCTGGGCTGGTTCACGGCCAAGACCTTCGGACGCACGCTCGTCACCTGGGGCGAGAACCTGGTCGACCGCATGCCCATCGTGCGCTCGATCTACAACGGGTTGAAGCAGATCATCGAGACGGTGCTCTCGCAGCAGAGCGCGTCCTTCCAGAAGGTCGCGATGATCGAATATCCGCGCAAGGGGCTTTGGGCGCTTGTGTTCGTCACGAGCGAGGCGAAGGGGGAGGTCGCGCACGCAACCAGGCAGGAACTCGTCGCGGTCTTCCTGCCGACGACGCCGAACCCGACGTCAGGCTTCCTGCTCTATGTGCCCAAGGAAGACCTGCACGTCCTCGACATGACGGTTGAGCAGGCGGCCAAGCTGATCATCTCAGGCGGCATGGTGGTGCCGCCCGCACCCGGAACGCCGGAGGCCGCGGCGGCCGCGGCGAAGGCGCGTGCCCGGCGCAAGCCGGTGGCGGCTGGCTGA
- the sufU gene encoding Fe-S cluster assembly sulfur transfer protein SufU: protein MDDALRDLYQQTILEHGRKPHNFGRLDPHSHAAKGSNPMCGDRVVVTLTVDGGRVADIRFEGRGCAISQASASIMTDLVKGRPLDEVRTLLDAFTAMATTGETPGGGLAEDDREAIRLMSGIHAFPMRVKCATLGWRTLEAALDNQSQTTTEAQPGKQEAAR from the coding sequence ATGGACGACGCGCTGCGCGACCTTTACCAGCAGACCATCCTCGAGCATGGCCGGAAACCGCACAATTTCGGCCGGCTCGACCCGCACAGCCATGCCGCGAAGGGATCCAACCCGATGTGCGGCGACCGGGTCGTGGTGACGCTGACGGTGGACGGGGGCCGCGTGGCCGATATTCGCTTCGAGGGGCGCGGCTGCGCGATCAGCCAGGCGTCCGCCTCGATCATGACGGACCTCGTGAAGGGCCGTCCGCTGGACGAGGTCCGCACGCTGCTCGATGCGTTCACGGCGATGGCGACCACGGGCGAGACGCCCGGCGGCGGCCTTGCCGAGGACGACCGGGAGGCGATCCGCCTCATGTCCGGCATCCACGCCTTCCCGATGCGCGTGAAGTGCGCGACGCTCGGCTGGCGCACGCTGGAAGCCGCACTCGACAACCAGTCTCAGACCACGACAGAAGCCCAGCCTGGGAAACAGGAGGCCGCGCGATGA
- a CDS encoding DsbA family oxidoreductase: MKVDIISDTICPWCYIGKQRFDRARAERPEIDFDITWRPFQLNPEMPDGGMDRETYLKAKFGGEAGARAAYAPVRQAAEGEGLDLRFDMIARTPNTLDSHRLIRWARGVGQQDAMVTLLFQKYFEEGEDIGDPEVLVAAAGEAGLDPVLVAELLANGTDRDSIEAEDRTARQMGIQGVPAFIFEDRILVTGAQDTSVFLEVFDKIEDLLLQIRAQDDDDIGGEN, encoded by the coding sequence ATGAAAGTGGACATCATTTCCGACACGATCTGCCCCTGGTGCTACATCGGCAAGCAGCGCTTCGACCGCGCCCGCGCCGAGCGGCCGGAGATCGACTTCGACATCACCTGGCGGCCCTTCCAGCTCAACCCGGAGATGCCCGACGGCGGCATGGACCGGGAGACCTATCTCAAGGCCAAGTTCGGCGGGGAGGCCGGCGCGCGTGCCGCCTACGCCCCCGTGCGCCAGGCGGCCGAGGGCGAAGGCCTCGATCTGCGCTTCGACATGATCGCACGCACGCCCAACACGCTCGACAGCCACCGGCTGATCCGCTGGGCGCGCGGCGTGGGCCAGCAGGACGCGATGGTCACCCTGCTCTTCCAGAAATATTTCGAGGAGGGCGAGGACATCGGCGACCCCGAGGTTCTGGTGGCAGCCGCAGGCGAAGCGGGCCTCGACCCCGTTCTGGTGGCGGAGCTTCTGGCGAACGGGACCGACCGCGACTCCATCGAGGCGGAGGACCGGACCGCCCGGCAGATGGGCATCCAGGGCGTTCCCGCCTTCATCTTCGAGGACCGCATCCTCGTGACGGGCGCGCAGGACACCTCCGTCTTCCTCGAGGTGTTCGACAAGATCGAGGACCTGCTGCTGCAGATCCGCGCGCAGGACGACGACGACATCGGCGGCGAGAACTGA